CCCCCGGGGCTCCGCCCCGCGCCCCCGGCCCCGCCCCGCGCCCCCGTCCCCGCCCCCGCCCCCGGCCGTGCCCCCGTCCCCGCCCCGCGGCCGTGTCCCCGCCCCCGCCCCCGGCCGTGCCCCCGCCCCCGCCCCCGGCCGTGCTCCCCCGGCCCCGCCCCCGGCCGTGCCCCCGGCCCCGCCCCCCGGCCGGGTTGCTGGCTTCGGGACAGATATGTCCTGAAGCCGACACCGCCTTGGCATTGGCGGGGGCTCCGCCGGCTGCCTGACCACGCCGGCGCACCCACGCCCGCCCCCACTCGGGAGCGTTGTCCCCAGGCGGGGCTGCCTTGGGCTGCCCCGCCCGATGATGCGCAGGCAGGATCCTCGCATGGACGCCTGGGCCAAGCTGTTCCGCCTCGCCGATGACCAGCACGGTGCTGTGGCGGTACGTCAGTTCGCCGAGCTCGGCCTGCACCCGCGCACGGTCAACCGCCGGGCTACCAAGGAGCAGTGGTCGCGGCCGCACCGAGGCGTGCTCACCCTGCCCTGGGCGCCCGCGACCTACGAGCGCACCGCGACCGAGGCCTACCTCGCGCTGCGCTACGGCAGCGTGGGTGCGGGCCGCCCCGACGGCGAGCGAATCCTGGTTGCGGGCCGCAGCGCCGCCAGCGTGCTCGGGTTCGCCGATGTGCGGCCCACGCCGGTGGAGCTCCTGCGCGTCAACGGCCACCCCGCCAGCGAGCGGCGCGGCATCGTCGTCCGCCGGACCATGACGCTGCCGGCTCAGGACTGCTGGAGGGTGGGGCGTCTCCCGGTGACGTCGCCGATCCGCACGCTGCGCGACATGGCCTGGGCGGGAGCGGGTGTGCCCGAGCTGGTGGAGATCGCCGCCCGCGCGACGCAGCGTGGCCAGCTGACGGCCGCCGAGCTGGATCGTGCGGTCTCGGCGTCGCTGACCCTCGCGGCCAGAGCCACGCTCGTGGCGGTCGCCGACATCCTGCGCCGCGACGGGAAGACGGACTCGCCGTTCGAGCGGGAGGTGCGGAGCTACGTGTGCAACCACGGTCTGGCGCCTCATCCCGGTGTCTTCCCGCTCACCGTCGACGGGGTCACCATTGCGCACCTGGACCTCGCCTACCCCTCGCAGCAGGTCTTCGTCGAGTCCGATGGGTTCGGCTTCCACTCGTTGCCGAGCCAGCTGCGCACCGACCACGTGCGTGCCAACGAGATCACTGCCCGTACGGAGTGGAAGGGGGTCCGCGTGGGCGTGCGGGAGTTCCGGGACAAGCCGGAGCGCTTCCTGCGTCAGCTGCGAGCAGCCCTGCGCAGCCGCGGCCGCGATTGCTGACGGCGGCGCGCCCCACAGTCACGCGAGCGGGTCACTGCCCGCCACCGCCGGGGCTGTCGCGTGCGTGTGTTGTCGGCTCCAGGACAAGTATGTCTCGAAGCCGACAACTGCCGGCTGCGCGGCGGCCCGGGGACGGATATGGGGGCACTGGTGGCTGCGGGTGCTACCCTCCACCCGAACAGGCGTTCCAGCGGAAGGGTGCAGTGTGCGCGTGCTCGGGGTCGATCCCGGGTTGAGCCGGTGCGGGGTCGGCGTGGTCGACGGCCCGGCCGCCGACCCGACGGTGGTGCGGATCGGGGTGATCCGCACCNNNNNNNNNNCCCCCCCCCGGCCGCCGACGCACCGACCGCCGAGCGCCTGGCCACCCTGCACGCCGAGATCGCCGCCCTGGTGGCCGACGCCGGCCCCGACGCGGTCGCCGTCGAGCGGGTGTTCTTCAACGCCAACGTCCGCACCGCCATGGGCGTCGGGCAAGCCGCCGGGGTCGTGCTGCTGGCCGCGGCCCAGGCCCGCATAGTCGTCCGCGAGTACACCCCCACCCAGGTCAAGTCAGCCGTCGCCGGACACGGGGGCGCCGACAAGGCGCAGGTGGCCTACATGGTGCAGGCGCTGCTGCGGCTGGCCGACACGCCGCGGCCACCCGACGCCGCGGACGCGCTGGCCCTGGCGCTGTGCCACCTCCAGCGGGCGGGTGCCTCGGCCGGCGGCGACGGGGGGATGAGCCCTCGACTGGCTGCCGCGGTCCAGGCTGCCGGCCCGGGTGCCCAGGTCGTCAAGCGCGGGACCACGCCGTGATCGCGCAGCTGCGCGGGATCGTCGCGGGCACGGGCGTCGGCGAGGTGGTCCTCGACGTGCACGGTGTGGGCTACCGGGTCTTCGTCGCGCCCGGCACGCACACCGGCCAGGTCGGCGACGAGCTCACCGTGCACACCAGCCTGGTCGTTCGTGAGGACGCCCTCGACCTGTACGGCTTCGTCGACCCGGCGGCCAAGGCGCTGTTCACCACGCTGCTCGGGGTCACCGGTGTCGGCCCCAAGCTGGCCCTCACCGCGATCGGCACCCTCGGCACCGACGGGCTGCGCCGGGCGGTGGTCACCGAGGACGTCGCGGCGCTCACCGTGGTGCCGGGCATCGGCAAGAAGGGGGCGCAGCGCATGATCCTGGAGCTTCGCGAGAAGCTCGGCTCCATCGCCGGGGACGCGCACGCCCCGATCGACGGGCCGCCCGCCGGGGGCCACGGCGTCCGCGACGAGGTCCGCCAGGCGCTCGCCGCGCTCGGGTACGCCCCCGCCGAGGCCCAGCAGGTCCTGGAGGGTCTGCCCGCCGACGCCGGAGACACCGCCGAGACCCTGCTGCGCACCGCGCTGCGCTCGCTGGCCACCGCCGCGAGGGGCTGACTGGTGAATCGGCCGAGCCTGCGAGGGCGATTCCCAGCTGTGCAGGGTGTGGCGGTCGCGCAGCGACCGTCATGGAGGTACGGACACGTGAATCGGCCGAGCCTGCGAGGGCGATTCCCAGCTGTGCAGGGTGTGGCGGTCGCGCAGCGACCGTCATGGAGGGCCTGATGGACGAGATCCTCGCCACCGCCGAGGTGCCCGGCGACGCCGAGCTGGATGCCTCCCTGCGGCCGCGCCGGCTCGACGACTTCGTCGGCCAGCGGAAGGTCAAGGAGCAGCTCGCGCTCGTGCTCGAGGGCGCCAGGCGCCGGGGCGAGCCGCCCGACCACCTGCTCTTCTCCGGTCCGCCCGGTCTCGGCAAGACCAGCTTGGCCACGATCGTGGCCACGGAGATGCGCGCCGACCTGCGCACCACGTCGGGGCCGGCGCTCGAGCGCCCGGGCGACCTCGCCGCCATCCTGACCAACCTCGAGGCCGGCGACGTGCTGTTCGTCGACGAGATCCACCGGTTGGGCCGCCAGGTCGAGGAGATCCTCTACCCGGCGATGGAGGACTTCTGCCTCGACATCGTGGTCGGCAAGGGCCCCGGCGCCCGAGCGATCCGGCTGCCGCTGCCGCCGTTCACGCTCGTGGGAGCGACCACCCGCACCGGCCTCATCACCAGCCCGCTGCGCGACCGCTTCGGCTTCGCGGCTCGGCTGGACTTCTACGACGAAGCCGATCTGGGCTCCATCCTGGCCCGCAGCGCCGACATCCTCGACATGGTGGTGCACGCCGACGGGGCGACCGAGGTCGCCCGGCGCAGCCGCGGCACGCCGCGCATCGCCAACCGGCTCCTCAAGCGCGTTCGTGACTACGCCGAGGTGCGCGCCGACGGGCGGGTCTCGGGGGCGGTCGCCCGCCGCGCGCTGGAGCTGTTCGACGTCGACGAGCGCGGCCTGGACAAGCTCGACCGGCGGGTCCTGGAGGTCCTCTGCCGCAACTTCGCCGGCGGGCCGGTGGGCCGCTCCACCCTCGCGGTGGCCGTCGGGGAGGAGCCCGACACGGTCGAGGACGTCGTCGAGCCCTTCCTCATCCAGCAGGGCCTGCTCGGCCGCACGCCTCGCGGCCGGGTGGCCACGCCCGGGGCGTACGCGCACCTGGGGCTGCCGACGCCCGACCGCGCCCCGACCCTGTTCCAGGGGTGAGTGGCTGCTAGTCTTGCCGGGCGGGCTGGCCCCGCCATTCCTCGTGCGCCGCAGGCGCCCTGTGACCGACGCGAATCCCGACGCGACCCGAAGGTTCCCAGACCATGCACGCTGCGACGCTCCTGCCAGTCCTCGCCCAGGACGGCGGGTCCGGCAATCCCATCGCCGGCATCCTGCCGATCGTGCTGATCATCGCGGTCTTCTACCTGCTGCTCATCCGTCCGCAGCAGAAGCGCGCGCGCCAGCACCGCGAGCTCGTGACGTCGGTGGACGTCGGTGACCAGGTCGTCACGATCGGTGGCCTGCACGGCACGGTCCGGTCCCTGGACGAGGACACCATTCGCCTGGAGCTCGCCCCGAACCTCGACGTCACCCTGGCCAAGCAGGCGGTGAGCCGCCGCCTGGTCGATGCCGACGCGGGCGAGCTCGGCGACACCGACCCCGCCTAGGTCCGGCTCCGCCTCCATGGAGCGCGCCGTCGACGAGTCCCCCGAGCACCCGCCCACCGAGGTCCCGGTGGGCGGCCGCACGTCCGGGGGCGAGGAGCGCGCGGCCCCCGGTCGCGGTCGCATCCCCCTGCTCGACCAGATTCAGGCCCACGAGCGCACCAGCGCGTTCATCGCCGCGGCCGACGAGTTCCTGGGCGCCCAGGGCTTCACCGAGCACGGGTTCCGCCACGCCAACCTCGTGGGCCACATCGCCTTCAACGTGCTGACCCACCTGGGCCACGACCACCACACCGCCGAGCTCGGTGCCGCCGCCGGCTACCTCCACGACATCGGCAACGTGGTCAGCCGCGCGAACCACGGGCAGAGCTCGGCGTGGCTGGCCTACGACCTGTTGAAGGAGCTCGGTTCGACGGCGGCTGACATGGCGCAGATCCTGTCCGCCGTCGGCAACCACGAGGAGCAGTACGGCGAGGCGGTGGGCCCGGCCGCCGCCGCGGTTATCCTGGCCGACAAGTCCGATGTGCACCGCAGCAGGGTGCGCAAGGACGCGTCCATCGAGATGGACATCCACGACCGGGTCAACTACGCGGTGGAGGCGTCGTTCCTGCGGGTGGACCCCGCGCAGCGGACCCTCACCCTCGAGCTCACGATCGACACGTCGATCAGCCATGTGCTCGAGTACTTCGAGATCTTCATGGAGCGCATGATCATGTGCCGGCGCGCCGGCCGTACCCTCGGCTGCGACTTCAAGATCACCGTCAACGACGTGGCGGTCCTGTGACCGTGACTCCGCGTCCGCGCAGGCCCCTGGGGGCTCGACCATGAACAAGGGCAAGCTCTGGGCGGTGCTCGGCTCCTTCCTGGCCGTGGTGGCCCTCATGTGGGGTGCGATCCTCGGCTTCGGGTTCGGACCCAACCTGGGCCTCGACCTGCAGGGCGGCGTCAGCATCACCCTGTCGCCCGAGCCCGGCCAGGAGGTCGACGAGGAGGTCCTCGAGCAGACCGTCACGGTGATCCGCCAGCGCATCGACGCGCTCGGTGTCGCCGAGCCCGACATCGCCCGCCAGGGGGAGAACATCCTGGTGCAGCTGCCCGGCGCGGCCGACCAGGCCGAAGCCGAGGAGGTCGTCGGTCGGACCGCGCAGCTGCAGTTCCGGCCCGTGCGCACCATCATCCCCCCCGACGGCCCCGCCTACGACGAGACCCCCGACTGCGACACCC
This window of the Egibacteraceae bacterium genome carries:
- a CDS encoding type IV toxin-antitoxin system AbiEi family antitoxin domain-containing protein gives rise to the protein MDAWAKLFRLADDQHGAVAVRQFAELGLHPRTVNRRATKEQWSRPHRGVLTLPWAPATYERTATEAYLALRYGSVGAGRPDGERILVAGRSAASVLGFADVRPTPVELLRVNGHPASERRGIVVRRTMTLPAQDCWRVGRLPVTSPIRTLRDMAWAGAGVPELVEIAARATQRGQLTAAELDRAVSASLTLAARATLVAVADILRRDGKTDSPFEREVRSYVCNHGLAPHPGVFPLTVDGVTIAHLDLAYPSQQVFVESDGFGFHSLPSQLRTDHVRANEITARTEWKGVRVGVREFRDKPERFLRQLRAALRSRGRDC
- a CDS encoding crossover junction endodeoxyribonuclease RuvC, producing PPPAADAPTAERLATLHAEIAALVADAGPDAVAVERVFFNANVRTAMGVGQAAGVVLLAAAQARIVVREYTPTQVKSAVAGHGGADKAQVAYMVQALLRLADTPRPPDAADALALALCHLQRAGASAGGDGGMSPRLAAAVQAAGPGAQVVKRGTTP
- the ruvA gene encoding Holliday junction branch migration protein RuvA; this encodes MIAQLRGIVAGTGVGEVVLDVHGVGYRVFVAPGTHTGQVGDELTVHTSLVVREDALDLYGFVDPAAKALFTTLLGVTGVGPKLALTAIGTLGTDGLRRAVVTEDVAALTVVPGIGKKGAQRMILELREKLGSIAGDAHAPIDGPPAGGHGVRDEVRQALAALGYAPAEAQQVLEGLPADAGDTAETLLRTALRSLATAARG
- the ruvB gene encoding Holliday junction branch migration DNA helicase RuvB; amino-acid sequence: MDEILATAEVPGDAELDASLRPRRLDDFVGQRKVKEQLALVLEGARRRGEPPDHLLFSGPPGLGKTSLATIVATEMRADLRTTSGPALERPGDLAAILTNLEAGDVLFVDEIHRLGRQVEEILYPAMEDFCLDIVVGKGPGARAIRLPLPPFTLVGATTRTGLITSPLRDRFGFAARLDFYDEADLGSILARSADILDMVVHADGATEVARRSRGTPRIANRLLKRVRDYAEVRADGRVSGAVARRALELFDVDERGLDKLDRRVLEVLCRNFAGGPVGRSTLAVAVGEEPDTVEDVVEPFLIQQGLLGRTPRGRVATPGAYAHLGLPTPDRAPTLFQG
- the yajC gene encoding preprotein translocase subunit YajC, with the protein product MHAATLLPVLAQDGGSGNPIAGILPIVLIIAVFYLLLIRPQQKRARQHRELVTSVDVGDQVVTIGGLHGTVRSLDEDTIRLELAPNLDVTLAKQAVSRRLVDADAGELGDTDPA